GATTCTGGCAGCAATGACCACTCTCCTCCTCACAATTTTTATGGGTCCTCGCTTTATTAGTAAGCTCTACGCATTGAAGACGGGGCAATCGATTAGAGTAGAAGATTGTCCGATGCTTGCTGAGCTCCATCAAAAGAAGAAAAAGACGCCAACGATGGGGGGAATATTAATACTTGTGTCGATGCTTGTAGCCCTCCTTTTATGGATGGACCCCCGCAATCCCTTCACGTTAATTCTTGCTGTTTCAACAATATGGCTTGGTTTTCTTGGAGGGATGGATGACTATTTGAAGATGAAGCATAAGAATTCTAAGGGGCTTCCTGCTCGGAAGAAGTTTGGTTTGCAAGTTCTTTTTGCGGCTCTTTTAGGTCTTTATCTTTTATGGCCGGCATTTTCTGAAGCCCTCCATTTTGGAACGTGGTTTATCCCTCCTCACATGAAGTTAGGAGGTGAAGTTTACGAATCACAGCTAGCGTACGGACAATACTTTTTCCCTTTTAAGAAGGGAGCTCTTTTTGCCTTGAGCGGTGTGGGACTTTTCCTAGGTTTTTTGATGACAATTGTGGTTGTCACAGGTTCCTCAAACGCTGTGAATCTTACGGATGGACTTGATGGGTTAGCCTCGGGATGCATTTTGATGGTAGCTGCAGTTTTTGCTTTATTTGCGTTTCTTTCGAATAATATCGAAATGGCTCGCTATCTCAATATTCCCTATATTGAAGGGAGCTCTGAGATAGCCATCTATATGTGCGCAATGGCGGGATCGTGTCTTGGTTTTCTATGGTATAACGGGTATCCGGCACAGGTGTTTATGGGAGATACAGGTTCACTGGCCCTTGGGGGGGTTTTAGGAACCGCGGCCGTACTGATGAGAAAAGAGTTTTTACTTGCTCTTGTTGGAGGAATCTTTGTTATCGAAGCTGTCTCGGTAATTTTGCAGGTGCTTAGTTACCGGTATCGAAACAAAAAAAGGATTTTTCGGTGTGCTCCTTTGCACCATCACTTCGAATTTAAGGGGTGGCCTGAACCAAAAGTTGTCGTCCGTTTTTGGATTATTAGTTTAATTTTGGCCCTCCTTGGCTTAGCATCAATAAAGTTTCAATGAAAGCACTTGTCATAGGACTTGGAAAAAGTGGAAAAGGAGCTGCAAAGCTTCTGTTGAAGCAAGACTATGCTGTCTATGCTGTTGATCGCATCCCTCAAAAAATGGAGGGAGTGACTGTTTGTTTTGAAGATGAAGAGATAAAGGCTGATTTAGTCGTTCTTTCTTCAGGAGTTCCTCGGAGCCACCCACAGGCAAAGGGATGTGTTGTGGGGGAAGCGGAACTTGCGATTCGAGCCTTGAAGAACAAAATGGTGGGTATTACGGGAACAAACGGCAAGACAACTGTTACCTTGCTTGTAACGCATGTGCTCAACGCATCAGGAATTAGGGCGCGGGCCCTTGGAAACGTTGGAGTTAGCTTAGCAGAGTATGCTTGTGCTCCTGATCCAAAGGAGATTCTAGTTGTTGAACTTAGTTCTTATCAACTAGAGACTTTGGAAACTGTAGCATTCGATGTGGGACTCATTACAAACATCACCCCTGATCATCTGGATCGGTATCCCTCTTTTGAGGCTTATAGAGACACAAAGCTTCGATTAAAGGATCTTATTCAAGAGGGGGGAACCTTTATTGAAGAAGGGGATTCTTATTTACAACTAACTAAGAACGAGAGATACTGGAAGTCGATTGGACCTCATGCTGTTTGTATGGCGTGGAAAATTTGTAAAGTCTTCGATGTTACGTGGGAGGATTTTAACGCCGCGTTAATAACATTTAATAAGCCTCCCCACCGAATGGAAATTGTTGATATGGTTGAAGGAATCACCTTTATTAACGATAGTAAAGGGACAAATATTGAATCAGTAATGTATGGTGTTAATCAGATTGAGGGTTCCATTTTTTTGATTGCTGGTGGTCAAGGTAAAGGGGATTCTTTTAAAAAATGGAAAAAACCATTTACACAAAAAGTTAAAGGGATCTTTGCAATAGGGGAAACGGCTTTGCAAATTGAGAAAGAGCTAGGAGATGCCATCCCAACTCTGTGTTGTGAAAGTCTGCGTGTTGCTGTGGATAAAGCGAGAAATGCTGCTCATACTGGAGATACGGTCCTTTTTTCCCCAGGGTGCGCAAGTTTTGATCAGTTCAGAGACTATGAAGAAAGGGGTGAAATGTTTAAAGAGATTATCAGAGAGGTTAGGAAATAAGGATGAATCGAAGAGATATTATTATCGTAGCTGTGTTGATTAATACAGGGCTCCTTGTGGCCCTCTTTGTCAGCTCTCTAAAGAAAGATCAGGGAACAACTGACCTAGCTCTTTCACCCAAAGAAGCCCATCAGATTGAAATTGCTGCCACACCTCTTTCTGCTAAACAAGGGGGAGATCAAATCGATCAGGTTATTAGTCAGTACACAGCTATGGCGAAAACCGAGGAAAAAAAGGAAGAAGCTCTTCCTCCTCCAGTGCTGACTCCTACACCTAAAGCGGAGACAAAGACGTTTATCTCTAGCCCTCTGCGTGTTGTTACCGTCGAGAAGGGAGATGTTCTTGAGAAAATTGCGCGCTCTCATGGAATAAGTGTTGATGAAATTATGAAGCTCAATAGTCTTTCTAACTCTCGTCTCCAAATTGGGCAGGAACTGAAACTTCCTGAAAGGAAAGTCCCCAAAAAAGAGGCGCTTGAAAAGACAGAAGATGGGAAGTTTTATGTTGTAAAAGGGGGAGATAATCCTTGGACTGTCGCCCAGAAAAATGGAATACAGGTGGATGAACTTCTTAGGCTGAACAATATGGATGAAGAAAAGGCAAAGCGATTGCGTCCTGGTGATCGATTAAGAATTAAATAGGGCTTCCAGAGTGTTATGAAAAGCGTTTATTTCCTCTTGTCATTCACAACAATTCTATTTGCCGTTGGCATCTTAATGGTGTTTGACACCTCCTCTGCAGAAGTGATTGATCGAAGTTTAAATATAAGCACTCATCACGCTTTGATTAAACAGCTTGTGTATGGTTGCTTAGGAATTATTCTAGCTCTTTTAACCTTCTTTTTCGGATACCGGAAACTTCTCAACTTTGCTCCTTACCTTTTCTATGGACTCACAGTGTGTTTGATACTCGTCTTTATTCCCGGAATTGGCCGAGCCCTCAATGGTGCCAATCGATGGATTTTCTTTGGCCCACTTTCTTTCCAACCTTCAGAATTTATGAAAGTTATTGCTCCTCTATATTTCATTCATCTCTATATGAAAGAGGAGAGCATGACGTGGAAACGATTTTACTTGATTGTATTGCGACTGGCTGCTCCACTTTTTTTGATCTTGATCGAACCAGATAATGGAACCGTTGCTATCATTATGGTTACTCTAATGGCTCTATTCTTTCTTTGCCGTGTGAGGTGGCTTTATTGGCTCCTTCCCGTTCTCTTTTTAGGAGGGCTTGGAACAGCAGCAGCAATGCAAATGCCCCACGTAAAACATAGGATACAAGTCTATCTCCACCCAGAATCCGATCTATTAGGAAAGGGACACCAACCGTATCAAGCAAAAATTGCTACAGGATCAGGAGAGCTTTTTGGTCGAGGAGTTGGCGAAAGCTTGCAAAAACTCAATTACCTTCCTGAAGCGCGTAGTGATTATATTGCAGCAATTTATGCTGAGGAACTTGGTTTTATTGGCATTCTTTTTTTAGTACTTCTTTATCTGTTCATTGCGTATAGTGGCTTCCATATTGCTATGAAAGCGGAGACGAAAGGGGGATTTTATGTTGCGAGTGTCATCACCTTTTTGATCTCATTTCAAGCATTTTTGAATTTAGGGGTTGTCTCAGGGCTGCTTCCTAGTAAAGGGACTAACCTTCCCTTCTTTAGTCAGGGGGGGTCATCCCTCTTAGCAAACTGCATTGCGATTGCTCTTATTATGAGTACGCATAAGAAAAAGGAGCCCAATTGGAAGAAATTGCAGGCCGCCTAAATGTAATGATTGCCGCTGGAGGAACAGGGGGGCACCTTTTCCCTGCTCAGGCGCTTGCTCTTGAGCTGATTGAAAAGCATCCAGACATGAAGATTACCTTTGTGGGCGCAGGACTCAAAAAAAACCAGTACTTTAACAAAGGTGTTTTTCCCTATCTTGATATCAAAAGTGGTACACCCTTCAAAAAACACCCCTTAAAAGTCTTAAAGGCACTGTTAAATCTTTCGCAGGGGACTTTGAGATGTTTCAACTTTTTTTTGAAAAAAAAACCCGACGTTATCGTGGGGTTTGGGAGTTTTCATACTTTCCCAGCTATTTTAGCAGCTAAACTTAGAAAAGTTCCTATTGTGATCTTTGAGAGTAATGCGCTTCCAGGAAAAGTAAATCGTTATTGTTCCAAATGGGCAAAGATTTCAGCAATTCAATTTTCCCATGCTCATGAATATTTCCGTTCTAAGAGTATTTGCGTAGAAATGCCGCTCATAAAGAAAGGAAAGGTTACTCGCAAGGAGGCGCGGGCTTACTATGGTCTTGAGGGAGAGAAATTCACTCTTCTGGTTTTTGGAGGATCACAAGGAGCTCAAGCTGTAAATCGGTTCTTTTGTGGGGCTGTGCAGCGACTTGTAGAGGAGGGAATTGATTTTCAAGTCATCCACATTATAGGGGATAAGAAGCGAGGAGAGAAACTTCAAGATTATTATGTAAAAATGAATGTTCCTGCATGTGTTAAAGTTTTCGAGGAGAAAATGGAGTATGCGTGGACTGCCGCAGATCTTAGTATCTCGCGCTCAGGAGCAGCAACGCTTGCCGAATTCATTGAGTTTTCTGTTCCTAGCATTTTGATTCCTTATCCTTATGGAACAGAAAATCACCAACAGAAAAATGCGGCGTTTGTTACTGATGAAATTAAAGGGGCTATTTTGCTCGAAGAAAAAGGACTAAGAGGGGATGGTCTGGCTTCTAATATCTTAGAACTTATGGCAAACGAACATGAAAAACTTAAAGAGATGAAAAAAAACCTTCGCATCTATAAAGAAGAAGAAAGTAAACAAAACCTTTGTTCAGTAGTGCTGAAATCCTTATGACGAAACAATTCCATTTTTTAGGTGTGGGGGGAATCGGAATGAGTGCTCTCGCCCATCTTTTAATTGAGAGGGGGGATAGCGTTTCAGGCTCTGATTTAAAAGAGCTTCCTCATTTGAGCGGGATAGGGATTAAAGTCACAAAACTGCTGCCGAAAGAAGGAACAGTTATATATAGCTCAGCAATAGCGCAAGATAACCCTCTTTTTATCGAAGCTAAAAATCGTGATCTTCCTGTAATCCATCGCTCAGAACTCGTGAAAATTCTTCTTGAAGGTAAAAAGGGACTTTTGGTTGCTGGAACCCATGGGAAAACAAGCACCTCCGCTCTCTTGGCTTGGACGTTAATATCTGCAGAAAAACACCTCACCTATGCTGTAGGGGGAATCCTCCAAAATCTTCAAAAAAATGGAGGATATGGAGATGGCGAATACTTTGTGCTTGAAGCAGATGAAAGTGATGGAAGCTTCCTCAATTATGAAGGGGAGGGAGCCATTATCACCAACATTGAAAAAGAACATCTTGAATATTGGAAAACAGAGGAAAAACTCTTAGAGGGTTTTCAAACGTTCATTTCTAAAGTGAAAAATCCCGATCTTTTACTTTGGTGCAGTGATGATCCTCTTCTTACGCAACTCTCTCCTCCTGGAATTTCATATGGAAAGAAAGGAAATCTAAAGCTTATTGCATGCAGGCAAAATGGTGGATCCTCCTTTTTTTCTGCAGAGTTTGAGGGTAAAACATACTTAGATGTGGAGTTTCCTGTAATGGGTGAAACCCTTGTGCTTAACGCCCTTGCTGTATTCGGAATGGCGTTGAGACTCGGCCTTACTGAAGGAGAAATTCGCAATGCTTTCAAAACCTTCAAAGGTGTCAAGCGGAGGCAAGAAAAAATTGGAGAAGTGGGACGGATTGCAATCTATGACGATTATGCGCACCATCCGACTGAAATTCAAGTCCTTTTAGCGAGCATGAAAAAAAGAATGGGAAAAAGACGTCTTATTGCTCTTTTTCAGCCTCACAGATACACCAGAACACGTGATCTCTTTACTGAGTTTAAAGGGGCATTTGCAAAGGCTGATCTCACAATTATTACTAACCTCTATCCTGCAGGAGAAAAACGCATACCTGGTGTTAGCGGAAGAAATCTGGCCCTGGAGATAAGAGGAGGCCACACACTCTTTTTAGAGAAAGATAAACTTTTGACCTACTTGCCAAAACTTTTGATTCCCGGGGATGTTCTTATTACGATAGGTGCAGGCGATATTACAGCCATTGGGCCCCAGCTCATCAAGGCGATCTCATGAAACTCCTCAAGCCTATGTTTCTTGTTTGTTTTGCTCTTTTTTTGACCCTTGGTTTCTATGCTGCTCTCTCGTACTTTGAACGGCAAAAACCTCCTCCCGCTCCAATTAAAGCCATTGCTCAGATGGGGCCCTTAAAAGACGCCTTAAAAACCGACTATTTAGCAGAGTTTCTCGGCTTATCTGTGGACTTCCCCCGATCAATTACGGCAGAAGAGGCTGAAAAGATCTTACTTGAAATCCCTTGTATTAAGAAGGTAGCTGTTTCTTTCCTCAACCCTGAGACACTCTATATTGATTATACCCTGAGGACTCCACAGTTTATCCTCGGCGACTTTGAAAACCTTGCTCTTGATAAACATGGCGCAGTGTTTTCCTTAACCCCTTACTATACCCCTAAACGCCTTCCAGTTCTTTATTTGGGGGAAGGGCATGTCAAAGAGAAGAAAGAGGTTGCTACGCATCTTCTCGAGGTACTTGGCAGCGAGATTACAATGATAGACGTTTCAAACTATTTAGAACGATCGCTAGGTAAGCGGGAAATCGTAATTGCTTTTGGAGCCCATCTGCTTAGGCTTACCCCCAAGCGCTATCTTGAGGAGATTGCTCACTACCAAAAAATTCGCATGAAAATGGGGAATGACCCTTTTATTATCGACCTTCGAGTCCCTAGTCTTGCTTATATTACTTCAATAGTGACAGAACCTTCTGCTGAAGACTCTTGGGTCCTTCTGAATGGTCAATGGCATCCTGTAGAGTACGACTAATCTCTTCAGCCTTAATATGTGGCATCTCTTTTGTAACTCTTCCAAGAAGAGAGGTGATCACCTGGTGGACTTCTTCAGATGTATCGGGTTCTGAAATATTGACAGAGATCTGAATTTTAGTCGCTTGCATCACGACTCGGCTCTTTGCATTATGGTTAGTGAGGCTATCGACAATCTTTTCTACCTCATGAGGAATTTTGTCGAGGGTTTGGCTTCCTCCATCGATCTCTTCCATCAATTGACTGAGTTTTTCATCAGCGAGGGTTCCTTCCTCTTTAGTTGCAGTTCCTTGTTCGGATATATTCATGATGTATTGCAAGCCATGATATCCCTCTGTTGGAGAGTTCGGTTGGCGAATTGACTGATACCAGGAGTAGAAGGCTTTAGCCTTATCTCCAAAAGCCTCATTTTGAACGTTTGAGGCGCTTGCTTTTGGCGTTATTCCTGGCATCTCAGAATCTGGGATTGGATCGATATCAACCATGGGTCCCCCTTTAGCTTATTTTATCTAAATCCTTACTATAATTCTTCAAAAAAAAAACGTTTTAAGTCTTTAATAATAAGTATATAGCGTAATGTTTTGAATGTGAATGATTTTTGAATTTCGATTGCATAAAAGTTGAGCAAGTGATAACGTTTGCTGTTAACTTAATACATAAAAAACCGGATAGGTTCATGAAAGAATTTGTAGCTTATGTCATCCAAAATTTAGTCGACACTCCTGAGGATGTAAAAATAGAGATCTTTGACGGTTCTAAAAGTTCTGTTGTTGAAATTCGTGTGCATAATGATGATGTGGCAAGACTCGTAGGAAGACAAGGAAAGACCATCAAGGCACTTCGCCAAATTGCAATGACTGTTGCAGCTCGTCTTGGCCGCAAAGTACGGTTAGAAATCGTTCAATAATATCTGGATCTGTTTACAAAATAGTTGAGCCGCGGTATGCTGGGGTGAAATAAGAGAGTTGTTTCGATGACCTTTGGATTAAATATACAGATTGAAGAGGACCAGGGAATCACTTTGGTTCGCGTTGAGGGGCGTTTGGATGCTGCATCGGCTCCGCTGCTTGAGAAAAAACTTGTGGAGCAGGTAGAAGGTGGAAAAACAAAACTTCTGCTTGATTTCGCTAAGGTAAACTACTTGAGTAGTGCTGGAATGCGCCTTCTTTTGTCTACAACAAAAAAACTCAAAGGGGTCTCGGGTGGACTTCACCTATGCTCTGTCAGTGAAGAGGTGATGGAAATCATTAAAATGGCAGGGTTCGAAAGAATCATCCAGATTTTTCCAACTGAGCAAGAAGCACTCCAAGCTTTTTCAAACTAAATAGAAATAGAAGTAGCTCATTGAAAAGTGATCTCGTAGATGAGTTTGCTCATCAACCTGCCCCATCCCGTAGAAAAGTTCACTCTGACCAGCCAAGCAATCGTGTAATTGTGATTTCGGGTCCCACAGCAAGTGGCAAAACCCGCCTATCAATTGAAATGGCACGAATTTTGGGTGGGGAGATTGTTTCTGCCGACTCGGTTCAGGTTTATCGGGGGATGGACATTGGTACGGCAAAAGCCAGTTTGGAAGAACGGTTAGAATTCTCGCATCATTTGATCGATATTTGTGATCTTGCCGAGTCCTTCAATGTCGCTCAATTTTATGAACGAGCAACGGACGCCATTCGGGAGATTTTGGCTAGGAGACACGTTCCGATTGTGGTGGGAGGAACCGGTTTTTATTTGCATGCACTGCTCTATGGCCCGCCGCAAGGACCTCCAGCATCAGCTCAGGTGCGCCAAAAGCTTGAAGAAGATATAGAGAAATTTGGAACTGAAGCTCTTTATGAAAAGCTTTGCTTGATCGATCCAGAATATGGGCAGACGATTAATCATCGCGATAAGCATAAGATTGTGCGGGGGCTTGAAATTATAACTCTAACGGGAAAGCGCGTGAGCGATTTCCCTAAGGGGAATGTGCCAAACCGTCCCAAAGATTTTGATTTTCGGTGCTGGTTTACCTATTTCCCTAAAGATATTCTTTTTTCGAGAATTGAGATGCGTTGTGATGAGATGATGGCACAAGGATTTATTGAAGAGGTAGAAGAACTTCTTGAATTAGGTCTTCGAGAGAACTTGTCTGCAGCACAGGCAATTGGGTACCGGCAGTGTATCGAATTTATTGATTCTCCTCGAAGCGATGAAGATTGGGAGCATTTTGTCTGGGAGTTTAAAAAAACTTCTAGGCGTTATGCAAAAAGGCAATTCACGTGGTTTAGGAAGGAACCCCTATTCAGATGGGTTGATCTTGATATTCATGGGTATCAAAAAGCTCTTGAAATGATCCTCCAAGACTACGAAAGCAGATATTAGGCCTTCACTATAAATAGAGTTTCCTTTATATTTGCCTGAGCGGAAACCCTACAGGTATCATGGAAACAGAAAATACTGAAAAAAAAGAAAAAGAGAAAAAGCCTCCAATAGAATCGGAAGAATTCAAAGAGTTTCGAGAATCTTTTGAATCTGCTAAAGAGATAGAAGATAAAGTGCGGCTTGCACTTGATTTTATGAAATCAGTTCTCTCGAGACCTGATGGGGTGACTCTGAAGGATTTCTGGGATGTGAAAAAACTCTGTGGTCCCCTGTTTAAAGAGCAGATGAATCCGATTAAGAGGAATCACCTCTGGACTGAGTACGCTGAGCTTGGAGATGAAGCACGTCGTTTAAAAGAGATCAAAGATGAACAAGCAGCATTTTCTGTTGAACAGGTAGAGCTTGCAATTGAAGCTCTAGAAGCTGATTTAGATCATTATGACCGCTTAGTGGAGCAAATAGCGTCAGTTGTTTTTCCTAAAGGTGTCGAAGTTCTCGAGATAAAGGAAGCCGATTACCGCTCTGCTCAAAGAGAACTTTCTTTGTTAAAGACTCTCATTTCCCGTCTTGATTCCTTGCGAAAGGAGATCTTGGCAATCGACATGAGAATAAGTCATAAGAATAAAATCCTAAAGCGCCTTTCCAAGTTGGGAGACCAGATTTTCCCCAAAAGAAAAGAGCTGGTTAAGGCGGTTAGTGACGCATTTATTGCAGATGTGGAAGGTTTCATAAAGAGACGCTTTCCTGAGGAAGGAGACAAATATGACGCTCCCTACTATGTTATTCGAAATGAAATTAAAACCTTTCAGGGTTTTGCAAAGGTTCTGACCTTGAATACCCAAGCTTTCACAAAATCGCGGAAAATACTTAGTGAAGGATGGGACAAAATCAAGGAAAAGGAGACTGAGCGACGCGCTGAGATGGGCGAACGATTTGAAGAACAGAAGAAGAATTTTGATGAGCTTCTTCCTAAAATCGAGGCTTTTGAGGCTTTTTGCGCAAACCCGGAAAATCAAGAGCGATCTAAAGTTCTAGGGGAGTCAAATGCTCTTCAAGAGGTAATGAAAGGAGTCTCGTTAAGTCGTGATCATGTGAAACTTTTGAAAGATCGCATTCAAAAAGCACGCAGTGGGGTTCTTGATCAAGTAAAAGCTAAAGTTGATGAGAAAAAGGCAGCAGCGTTAAAAGAAATTGATGATCTAAAGGAAAAGCTTGCTCAATTGATTAAAAATGAAGATGGGACAGCTTTAGAGGACTTAGAAAAAGAGGAAGAAGAGCTGAAGAAATCCTATGAATCATTGAACCTTTCTGCAGTTGAAATTCATAAATTTGAAAGAGATTTTGCAGATCTTCGTAGCTTTATTTTTAATAAAAAAGAAGGTGTTCTCGAGGAGGACAC
The window above is part of the Candidatus Neptunochlamydia sp. REUL1 genome. Proteins encoded here:
- the mraY gene encoding phospho-N-acetylmuramoyl-pentapeptide-transferase codes for the protein MIYLFLQYLSLSAAMKVPAVFLYSSTRMILAAMTTLLLTIFMGPRFISKLYALKTGQSIRVEDCPMLAELHQKKKKTPTMGGILILVSMLVALLLWMDPRNPFTLILAVSTIWLGFLGGMDDYLKMKHKNSKGLPARKKFGLQVLFAALLGLYLLWPAFSEALHFGTWFIPPHMKLGGEVYESQLAYGQYFFPFKKGALFALSGVGLFLGFLMTIVVVTGSSNAVNLTDGLDGLASGCILMVAAVFALFAFLSNNIEMARYLNIPYIEGSSEIAIYMCAMAGSCLGFLWYNGYPAQVFMGDTGSLALGGVLGTAAVLMRKEFLLALVGGIFVIEAVSVILQVLSYRYRNKKRIFRCAPLHHHFEFKGWPEPKVVVRFWIISLILALLGLASIKFQ
- a CDS encoding Mur ligase family protein, with the translated sequence MKALVIGLGKSGKGAAKLLLKQDYAVYAVDRIPQKMEGVTVCFEDEEIKADLVVLSSGVPRSHPQAKGCVVGEAELAIRALKNKMVGITGTNGKTTVTLLVTHVLNASGIRARALGNVGVSLAEYACAPDPKEILVVELSSYQLETLETVAFDVGLITNITPDHLDRYPSFEAYRDTKLRLKDLIQEGGTFIEEGDSYLQLTKNERYWKSIGPHAVCMAWKICKVFDVTWEDFNAALITFNKPPHRMEIVDMVEGITFINDSKGTNIESVMYGVNQIEGSIFLIAGGQGKGDSFKKWKKPFTQKVKGIFAIGETALQIEKELGDAIPTLCCESLRVAVDKARNAAHTGDTVLFSPGCASFDQFRDYEERGEMFKEIIREVRK
- a CDS encoding lytic transglycosylase, which produces MNRRDIIIVAVLINTGLLVALFVSSLKKDQGTTDLALSPKEAHQIEIAATPLSAKQGGDQIDQVISQYTAMAKTEEKKEEALPPPVLTPTPKAETKTFISSPLRVVTVEKGDVLEKIARSHGISVDEIMKLNSLSNSRLQIGQELKLPERKVPKKEALEKTEDGKFYVVKGGDNPWTVAQKNGIQVDELLRLNNMDEEKAKRLRPGDRLRIK
- the ftsW gene encoding putative lipid II flippase FtsW, which gives rise to MKSVYFLLSFTTILFAVGILMVFDTSSAEVIDRSLNISTHHALIKQLVYGCLGIILALLTFFFGYRKLLNFAPYLFYGLTVCLILVFIPGIGRALNGANRWIFFGPLSFQPSEFMKVIAPLYFIHLYMKEESMTWKRFYLIVLRLAAPLFLILIEPDNGTVAIIMVTLMALFFLCRVRWLYWLLPVLFLGGLGTAAAMQMPHVKHRIQVYLHPESDLLGKGHQPYQAKIATGSGELFGRGVGESLQKLNYLPEARSDYIAAIYAEELGFIGILFLVLLYLFIAYSGFHIAMKAETKGGFYVASVITFLISFQAFLNLGVVSGLLPSKGTNLPFFSQGGSSLLANCIAIALIMSTHKKKEPNWKKLQAA
- the murG gene encoding undecaprenyldiphospho-muramoylpentapeptide beta-N-acetylglucosaminyltransferase — protein: MEEIAGRLNVMIAAGGTGGHLFPAQALALELIEKHPDMKITFVGAGLKKNQYFNKGVFPYLDIKSGTPFKKHPLKVLKALLNLSQGTLRCFNFFLKKKPDVIVGFGSFHTFPAILAAKLRKVPIVIFESNALPGKVNRYCSKWAKISAIQFSHAHEYFRSKSICVEMPLIKKGKVTRKEARAYYGLEGEKFTLLVFGGSQGAQAVNRFFCGAVQRLVEEGIDFQVIHIIGDKKRGEKLQDYYVKMNVPACVKVFEEKMEYAWTAADLSISRSGAATLAEFIEFSVPSILIPYPYGTENHQQKNAAFVTDEIKGAILLEEKGLRGDGLASNILELMANEHEKLKEMKKNLRIYKEEESKQNLCSVVLKSL
- the murC gene encoding UDP-N-acetylmuramate--L-alanine ligase; translated protein: MTKQFHFLGVGGIGMSALAHLLIERGDSVSGSDLKELPHLSGIGIKVTKLLPKEGTVIYSSAIAQDNPLFIEAKNRDLPVIHRSELVKILLEGKKGLLVAGTHGKTSTSALLAWTLISAEKHLTYAVGGILQNLQKNGGYGDGEYFVLEADESDGSFLNYEGEGAIITNIEKEHLEYWKTEEKLLEGFQTFISKVKNPDLLLWCSDDPLLTQLSPPGISYGKKGNLKLIACRQNGGSSFFSAEFEGKTYLDVEFPVMGETLVLNALAVFGMALRLGLTEGEIRNAFKTFKGVKRRQEKIGEVGRIAIYDDYAHHPTEIQVLLASMKKRMGKRRLIALFQPHRYTRTRDLFTEFKGAFAKADLTIITNLYPAGEKRIPGVSGRNLALEIRGGHTLFLEKDKLLTYLPKLLIPGDVLITIGAGDITAIGPQLIKAIS
- a CDS encoding KH domain-containing protein; its protein translation is MKEFVAYVIQNLVDTPEDVKIEIFDGSKSSVVEIRVHNDDVARLVGRQGKTIKALRQIAMTVAARLGRKVRLEIVQ
- a CDS encoding STAS domain-containing protein, with amino-acid sequence MTFGLNIQIEEDQGITLVRVEGRLDAASAPLLEKKLVEQVEGGKTKLLLDFAKVNYLSSAGMRLLLSTTKKLKGVSGGLHLCSVSEEVMEIIKMAGFERIIQIFPTEQEALQAFSN
- the miaA gene encoding tRNA (adenosine(37)-N6)-dimethylallyltransferase MiaA, producing the protein MKSDLVDEFAHQPAPSRRKVHSDQPSNRVIVISGPTASGKTRLSIEMARILGGEIVSADSVQVYRGMDIGTAKASLEERLEFSHHLIDICDLAESFNVAQFYERATDAIREILARRHVPIVVGGTGFYLHALLYGPPQGPPASAQVRQKLEEDIEKFGTEALYEKLCLIDPEYGQTINHRDKHKIVRGLEIITLTGKRVSDFPKGNVPNRPKDFDFRCWFTYFPKDILFSRIEMRCDEMMAQGFIEEVEELLELGLRENLSAAQAIGYRQCIEFIDSPRSDEDWEHFVWEFKKTSRRYAKRQFTWFRKEPLFRWVDLDIHGYQKALEMILQDYESRY